DNA from Equus caballus isolate H_3958 breed thoroughbred chromosome 27, TB-T2T, whole genome shotgun sequence:
tgagggaggaacTTGGTGGCGGTGAATTACAGGAGCCACAGGAAAGGCACACACGCACAAATGAGAACAGCTGGTACAGGCCCATCTCTGCCCGTGCCTGCTCAGGCTAAGTCACGGAGAAGACAAGGGAGGATGGGCAGCAGCAGCTGAGGGGTCTGTCGGGGCTCTGCGGCCTCCCTGGCGGCGCGGTGGCAGCAGCGCAGAGGGGCACAGAGCGGCTGGCCGGCCGAGGGCTGCGGGCCTGGCTACAGGGCTCACTCACACAAGCGATCTTCAGGAGATTCCAGAGCTCCTTCTGCCGCTTCTCCTGAAGCCGAACCACAGTCTTCTCATCCTCATTCATCAAACTCACCACCTCTTCCACCTTGGGCAACAATTCCAGAGCCTTCTGCTTGCAAACCACAGTTTTACTGCAAAGCATGAACACGACAAACACCAGTGGCATTCGGGTTGGGGAGCGGGAGAACATAATCCCTGGCAGTCAGGAATCCAATAAGCAGCCATGGACAGTTTCTCCAGGTGTTAAACAAGTCGGTGTGGAGTGAAGAAACAGCCACACCAGCAGCTGCCGCTCCACGTCCCACCCTCGAGTAGGACAGCCGGGGCTTATACCTGAGCTGCGTGTAAATCACTCGCACTTTCTTCTCGAAGCCTTGGATTGCCTGAAGTAGCAGCCGTACCATTTCCTGACTGTCCCCGTCAGTCCGCTGGTCTGGAAAGGGAAAGGAGTTGCACGGTTCCTCCAAGTGGCTGCCAGAGGGCTCCACGCCTCATCCCCGAGCTGACGATGAACCGGAGGAGACGTCAAAGTCCCCTTACCTCTCGGCTTTTCCCTTAGTCTCCTGTAAAGCTCCCTCGCCTGCTCTTCTCTGAAACACACAAAGAAGCAGCTCTGTGTCCGTCTGAGGTCAAATAAGCACATCTGAAGCATTGGTTAGCTAATCCCCGCCAACAGAATCACTGATTTCTAGAagcaagactggcaacaggtcTTGATAGGAGAAAATTATTATTCCTAGGGATATGATAGTGATATCTATAATGAGGGAATGATCACCCCCTCATTATCAAAACTCAAATGTCCCCAAGGTTTAATGAGAGAGAATCTTAAGGAAAGGAGTCTCCATTCCCCGTGTGGAATTCCCCAGCCTCGCCCTCTTGTCTTCCGCAACAGTGATTCAGGCGCCATCACTGGACCTGAGCCTGGAGAACATGCTCTCCTTGGCAACTCAAGCCCAAGGGCAGATGCAAACTCCTACCCCTTTTCTCCTTAACATAGTGAGGCTGACTGACATTTTCAGAAGTGACTTTCATTTGGAAACTGGAGGAGAATAAAGTGTTAAATAACTCGAGAAAACATAGAATACAAATAATCAGATTTCTGATATTCAGCCTTCTCATCCTAAAATCTTAGTAAAAGCATCAGAGGACACCAGAGCCCAAATGAGACAGCTCTTGAGAGGCTGATGTGGCTTGCCAGCTTCCCTCCCCCCTGCACCCTGGGGCCGCCTACAACTGCCTTCAGGTGCGACTGCTCTGCCTGGGCAGCGCACCCCCTGCCCGAGCCAAGGCCAAGTTCCGGATAAAGACTCAGATGAACTTCTAAGACTCACTAGGTCACTTTGTTCTACCTTCTGCTCTTTGAGCCACATCCAGGGGGCGCTGGACCCAGGGGGACTTCTGATGCGGGTCAAGGCTCCTTGCATTACAGCCTTTAGAGTTTATGAACTACTGCTCTGTGCATTATCTGAACTGATCCTCATAACTTGATGAGGTCTGACAGTTTTTCTCACACTTAatagatgtggaaactaaggctcagagtgATGGTGGTCTGCCCTTGCTCATCTCAGGAACATGCCGAGATGATTCACTGGGGGAGCATGCTCTACAGGAGAACGGCCTCACAGAGAGTCCATAATACCCACATGCGAACACTCAGATGACCCCAACACACATATGGAAACCCCAGTTGAGGCATCTGCGTGTGTTGTGTGCGGCGCATGGTTCCCTGCCCGGGTGGTACTCACAGGTCGTCCAGCGTCCCCCCCTGCTTCCGGCCCATTGGGCTCCTCTGCAAGTCCACAATGTCGGTCTGCAGCGCCATCATCCGCTCCACCAGATGTCTCACCTCATTCTCCTGATGAAAAAGCTGTGCTAATGTCAACTGACATAATAAGAGCATGCTGAGATGCAAAATCTTCAGGAAAAACCCTCCCAAGTCACTGAAGATTCTCAACTGACTGTCTAGAGGGAACAAGGACTTTGGAAGCAGAATGACCCAGGCTTGGATCTCAGGTCTACCgccttctagctgtgtgacccctgggcaagttccttaacctctgaGTTGCAGATTCCTCCACCATAAAACAGGCTTCTAATAGGGTTGTTTTAGGGGTTAGataagataaaatatgtaaatcatctggcatggtgcctggcatacCAAAGATGCCCAAGGCacattccttctcttctcttaatGTATCCATCCCACACCGTCCCATGTGGGGAGGCCTGGACTCCTTTCTTTCATGAGTTTCGTATATGAGTGCCAAGGTGGGGTGCAGCCCCCACCCATCTCTATGGTTAAATAAGGTATTGTCTATAGAACACCCATCTTTAAGCAGGCATATCAGTACCAATTTATAGAAACAGGCATTGAAACACAGAGGTGAAGATCCCTGCCCACGTTCACAGGGGAAAATGGTGGAAAAGTCTGGGACAAAACCTCAGAGGCCAAGGTCTTCAATTTGTGTGAGGTTCACTAGGTCACACTTACTTCCGTGCCTCGTAATGAGCATTGTTCAGTGGCATCTGATTTACACTGTCCCGAGACTCACTCAGATTTAGTGTCCCAACAAAATTAGGCAAAAACCTGTGACAAGATGGAGTGCTGATCATTCACCCAAGGCCCTTTCTAATGGGAGAGGTCTAGGCTTCCCCCTAGGGACACCTTTGCCCCTTATTCAAATCTGGACCAGCTCTGTCCATCTGTGTAGCTCCTGCATCTGCCACAGGGGGGCCCCCTTCACTGGCTGCTCTCCCAGCCTCTTTCCAGCAAGTACTAGTTAAGGTCACAGAGCATGGTGAGGAAAGCTTAGTTTCTGACGAACAAGATCGCCCTAGTGTTCAATGAGAAAGTGGAAAATGGTGGTAAAAACCCTCATCCCCCTCAGGAGGGAGATAAACCTCAGATGATTCTCCTACCCGCCCACAGAGCTCCACGGCCTGCTCCATCTCCCTCCAGGCCAGCAGCAGTTTATCTGATGCTGGAAAAAAAAtgcagggaaaaaatgaaaacacaaaaccaaAGCAGAAACAAGCAACTCAATCATAAGAGGACAAAAGAAAcctcaggaagaaaaacaagaaaggaatgGTCTCTCCAAAGTCATTGCAAAGAGCACACTCACTGATCCCAAACTCAGTCTGCTCACTGTACTTCTCCAGGTCAATCTGGATGCTGGTTTTGAAGAAGTCCAACTTGGCCTTGAGCTGCTGAGACATGGAAGCCATGGAATTCTTCATCTTGGAGAGGCAGCTGTTATTCCGGAGGAGATTCATCCTGCAGGGACCACAAGAAACGGAACCTTAGGGCATCTTTGGGATCCAAATACCATTTCCTGTACCATAACAAAACCACCTCAGATACTAAAGCAGATCCCtgctgtaattattattattatagcagTCACTTACAACCATAAAGACCATTTCCTAGCCCTTAGCAACACATGAGTTTCCGCACCAAAACTGGAATTAGGCAGAGCACTACACAGACAGCCAGTAACCTAAATTAGTCACAGCCTGGGGAAAAAGGCAGTCCCCAGCATGACCATCCGGGCAGTTTCGCTAACCCATGTTCTAAATTCTGCCCTCAGTTCAGTCTGCGCAGCCCTCAGTCTATACTCTGCTCCAAGTGCTAACCTCACTCACCCTGCCAGGTCTAAAAGGGCCTCCCTCGATCCAGCCCAGAGGCCACTTCCCGCCCACCCAAACCAGCGTCTCCTCCTGTCTCTCCTGACAGTTGCTCCCCGCCCTGCCTCCACCGCCTCCCCACGGCAGCAGCCACGCAGCAACTGTAAATGAGTTGAGTCCAAACCCGCCTGGCCCCATACATGGCAGCTCGCTGGCCCTGCTGCAGCCGGCTACAGTCCTCCTTCAGGGTCTGGATGCTGTGCCAGACCTGGCCCCACACCTTCCTCAGCTGGAAGAAAGACAGGCTCCTCTTGGGCTCTTGCACTGCAACAGAGACATGCGCACTGTCAGACAATGACTCTCCGACAATGAGCCACACTGTGCCTTGACACATCACTGGcactttcacatttttaaaagtgatgTAAACTACTATCTTGTTACATGACTGTTTTTGACTGTTATGCCTGTTACTGTCTCATACATTTTTTTGTGTCCCATGACAGCACAGGCATATACCAGTCAGTAAATAGCTCTTGATTTGATTTGCAGGAACGCTTTGTGAACCACGTGGAGACATTCACATGTACACAGGCACATACATTTTCAATAGAAACTCTTAGGGTCACAACATTTAAGGTCACaggaaattttctaaaaatgcagCTTCAGCCAGCAGTACTGGAAAATGATTAAATAAGCAGTAAGCCCAGAGATCTCTAAGACTTTGGACCCTCAATCTGtttaattctgtgtgtgtgtgtgtgtgtgtgtgtgtgtgtgtgtgaacaggAGTGGGAGATGCATTAAAATGTCCATCTAACTTTCACAGAATGGAAGACTACACAGGCATTAAAACATAGGCAGCCCTATATGTACCAACAGGGGAAACATCTGCcaaatatattaagtgaaaaaggcaGGTACAGAACAGTAGGTATTGTATGCTACCacttctttggggagaaaaagaagaaaaaatatatattttagaacataagaatatatagagagaatatatattgtatagactatatacaattatatatatatatataatataaagaacatgtacacacacatataggaTTTATAAATGCATAGACTACCCCTGAAAGGCATGAAGGTTATATATATGGGTACATATAATTTAGAAGTACACAGAATACCCCTGGAAGGTAAACCCAAGAATTTCATCGCAGTGGTTTTCCTGGAAGAGGCTGGGCATTAGAGGAGAGAGGGTGGCTTATTTTTCACTGTAAATTCCTCtgtcccttttgatttttttgtatcaCACGCATGtaataattattaaaacataaataaaattaaaaaataaataaagcagccATCTGCTTCAAGTCCAGTGGCTTGCAGGCAGGACTCTCTGTCCTCTCTTTGAAGTCCTCTCTCTGAGGTGGAGGTTCACTGAAGCCTGCCGCGCTCTTTTTCAGCTGGGCTACTCCTCACACGTCCCACATAAGGAaggctgccccaggcccaggcaaGCTCATCTCCTCGGTGTGGACCCTTCCCCTGGTCCAtgtctctccttcctgccctgtccCAAGCATTATAAGcgattatttttgaaaaaaacaatgaTGTTCTTACGGATACAGCTGACACTTTCAGGTTGGGGCCGTGGGGAGATCTGAGTCTCATAGGCGATTTTACTGTTGTCAAAAAGAAAAACGAGATCCATGTCCAGTGTGCGGCCCTCATTTAGCTGCAAAGGGACAAGAACAAAACGAGACCTTGTGAATCCAAGCTCTCCTTTTTCCAAGTAATAACGAAGAGATTTCAGAGTGCCTCCCACTGTTCACCAACAGCATCATCTTCGGCCAGCCAATACTAAGTGTCCATGAAGCCTTTCTGAAGGACTCTGGCCTCcacttccttttcctgtttcttttacACCCATTATCTGAACACGCACCTTATTCACAACTATTacattctattttattctctggTTGTGTTTACTGTGCACATAACACGTTCATGAGCTTCTTCCCCATCCAGTGACTGCTTCTCATACGTTAACTTTATTGGCTCTCTTTGGGTGGGGACCATGGGGTCTAGCATTGCTGCGGTTGTCAGCACATTCTGTACACGAGAGGTACATCATAAATAGTGTTGGTTGACTCAGAAGAATAAAGCATCGCTTTGGCAACAAAGGCAAAAGAAAGGCACTCTAAGTGGGCTGGAAGGAGAGGGTCAAGTGTCAAGGAGGGATCAAGGGGGATTCTTGTCTCCTATTAGGGGCTCAGGGGGTGTCGCATTCCAACTTAGAAAAACAGGCAGCTATCTGCACTGATTAAGAGACTGCTCGACAAGGCACAGCTGAAATCCGAGGGCACGAGTTTCCTTGGAGGcaaagtcagagaaaaacagGGCGTTCTGCAAGAAGCCAGGGGCTCACCTTGCCGTCTGAAATACACTGAGTGGCAGGCTTGTCGGGGATCAAGGCCAGACCTGCCTCTTGCAGCAGCTCCTGGTCCTCCTCAGGGATTCCTGTGTCCTGCTGGATTCTGGCCTTCAAGCTTTGCAGACTCTCGTCCTCTGTCACGGGATAGGTGTGAATGGTGCCTGTGACCATGTTCAAGATGTGAACCAGCTGCAACACGACCCAGATGTTACTGGAAAAAACCCACCTTTACAGATGCTCATCTATTTGCTGGATCCTCTGCTACTCTAACATTTCCCAGCCACAAAAAGCAAGGGCCTAGCTTGGGGAAGGCAGCCCGAGTGCCACAGTtcatacattcaagtctttaatattCCTGTTCGTCCACAGCTATGACCTTACGACCAACGTCAGCAGCATAAGGGTCCTATCCTCTTACTTAACATAGAGAGATACTCTTACAGGAGCCGAATCTCCCCCCAGGTAGGGCGGCCCACAACCTGCTTTTTAATGAGTATTTCTTTCTCGTAGGAACTGCCACGTGCCATGGGGAGCTGACCTGTGCCTCAGGGCTAACATGGCTGCGAGCTCACCTTTAAGTTTAGGATGTCGTCCAGGGCCTTGAAGCAGCCGTTGGGCCCATACTCGGGGTCAGTGCCCCTTCTCCTGGGGTGCCACATTAGCATTAGCTGCAGCCACCTCTCCAGTCGCTGTGCCAGGATGCTGAGAAGAAAGGGGGCACAGAGTAGGGGGACACACCTCCAAAGCCATTTTCAGGTGGCCATAACGTGTAAACTAAAAAGTGCACACCTCACAAGCATGTCACCATGACACACATAGACAGCAGCCAATAAATGGTTACTGAAAATGAATTCATCTGAGAGAAAAAGTGAACATTTCCAACCAAATTAATTACTCAGGTGCTTATCACCTCCCTGGCCTGCTAAAACACCCCCTCAAGTCAGGGACTTCTCCACAGACGGTCAGAGACTGACCTCCCACTGGCTGCGTGAGAAGGATCTGTGAAGCTTTTTAAAACGCACTTTACAGGCATGCCCCACCTCCAGGTGACCCCACACACAATCTAGACCCCATGCGGCTGAATTTGTTTTGTCAGTCGCCCCCCTCAAAGGCATTGGTGGCTCACCAGGTTCACATTCCTTCCCCGGGCACTGCAGGCCCTTGCGGCCTGCCTCCTGTGAGCACTCTCAGCTCACCTCCCACCACCCTCCATGAAAGCCCCTCCGAGGTCAGCACGCCTACTCACCGCCTGCCGAAACGTGCCTTTGCGGCCCTCAATCCTTCCCCTTTGAACTTCCTTCCTCTTCACCTATCCATGTCCTGCATGTCTAGCCGGATCCCTCCAGAAAGTTCCAGCTCATCCAAAATCATTCCACATAGCTCTAGTACACACACCTCTCTCCCCATCCACTAAATACTCATGGTAGTTACCATCTATGCTGCTCAACTGCGTAACTGCCTTGTAGCTTCCTTTTGTACTATTACTCAATTCTGATATTATTTAACTGCTCATGTTCTGGCCCTAACACTAGATTGTAACGCCATTCAAACTACAAAGATTTCTCTGTTGACTATGACCCAGTATTAGGCTATATAGGGAGTgccaaaagaaataaagtataatTCCCCACCCTTAAAACGCTTACAGTCAACTAGGAGATAAACCCTATGCAAACTCAAATGTTATACGAGGTAGACCCTATTAATGGTGAGAAGAGGCACAGATAAATTGTTATGTGAATTCAGAAAAGAGATGATTTCTGGATGGGGGTGAAGGGTGGGGATCCATTCTAAGTTTAAGATTGATATGTATTATGTCAAGTTCTTGGTCATCGGATGATATCCTGATAATTTATTTGAAAGCTATCAGATGTCACCTCAGATATCTATttctcaaaaaggaagaaaaatctgtaGAAGAGAAATGCCACTGTGCCTTACCTGTTAAGGTTGTTGGGGTAGGGTAAAGAGCTTGAAAACTTCACTGTTCCATTCAGATCTTCACTAACAACAATGTCCACCTCACTCTTCTGCCGGACTTTGGAATGCCTGCAAATGTGTGATTTGGTTTACTATAGTCCTGAAGTCACCTCGTAGTCAAgagccattttatttttgtaacataTCACTTTACAACTGTACAGGATGCCCCCCAGGTCACTACTTAATCTTTTGGGATAATGGTCAGTGCATCTGTATCCTGCTAGGACGGCTTCTTTGAGAGTTTAAGAATGGCCAGTACTGCCTGATGAGTAGTCATTCACCTCCCTGGGCCCAGGGTTCTGCAGACAGGACTGCTGACTCCTTATCTCATCCTTGGCttgtccttttcattttctctgcttcATCTAATACAAAACTGCCATGTTTTGATAGAGGACAAAATTAGGACTTCCAAACCAAGATTACTGCATGTGTATTACATTTAGAGGAAACATACACAACACGTGCACACACTTCTAAATGGATATGGCTGAATATTACTTCTAAaggtaaatatttacatttcccAATTTAGAGAACTTACTGATGCCTCTAAAATAGTATTtgaaggaaaaacattttaaatccaATTGGTTTCAAATCTTCTTGATGACAAGAATAATAACTTAAATTTGAATAATGCTTCATAGATAACCAAGTACGCTGATACCCAACATGCACTTCTTTGCCACGATGACCCCATGTGGTAGACATTATTTGTAGCCCCCTGTTCAGCGGTAAGGAAACGAAGACTaggtgatttgcccaaggccacacaactagAGAGCAGCAGAACTGGTGACTCAAATCCAAAGTCCGGTGTTCTTCCTACTCTGTCTGAATGTCCAAATCCTTCCTTTCCGAAAACATCtaggaaattcaaatcaaaaatGCTTAAGCCCTGAATGCTTCTCATTGGCACGGGGTGACCTGGCCTATCCGACCACAGAGGACACCCAGAAGAGCTGGAGTATGGCAGAGGCTGCGGGCTACAGCCCTGGCAGAAACTGTGATCGCCGTAAGTCAGGTGTGCCCACACTTTGTCATCACACACAAGCAGGATGCTCCTTCAATGAAAACTTAGTCCGTCGAtggtaaattataaaaataaaaggacacaataaataaaatgcttattGCTTAGGTCCTAAAATGTATTTCAAAGCAGCTTTATAACAGAACTATAAAGCTCAGGTTGCATTTGTCCCGAAATTGCTATTTACCTGCCTTCTGAGATGAGAGCGAAATTTCTGAAAAGCTGTCTAAGGCCTTACAAAGCAGACGAGAGAGGCACTTCCCACAAACTAGCCCACTCAACAGCTCCTTACTGGGTCTGAGAGAAGTCCACGCGAAAGTGGTTCCCTGGTCTTCTAGCGCTGATGAGGGGAATTCTAGGAAGCTGATTCTGCAGACAGCACACTTACTGTGAAGATGCTGAGCCATTAGGGATGTATTTTCAAATAGCACTTGTTCTCCCAGTTCTAATGGATTTTAACTCATTGCATTATAAATAATGGAAAAGCTCAACATTTGAACTGAAGGGATGCAGCAATTCCTTGGTTAGTTAACAATATAGACATACAGATATCTAAAGTTATTTTTAGGATGGTTACACTTTAAGGTGTGACTATAAATTAATGAGCGAATTCCTCAATATTCCAGAACCTATGCAGGTCAACAAGCACTGCTTGTTTCAAAATACATCACCACAGGAGGGCACACTTTGCCATTTCACGAGCGGGGATCTCGCCTCATTCATCATTGTGCTTCCACTGTCCGGTCCATAAATGTGGACTGACCTGGACGGCCGTCACAGAAAACCATTTTGTGGAACTGATTTCAAAGGCTAGATCTTATTCTTACAAATAAATATTCTCATGATGTAAACACCTGTCCTTTGAAAAGGTTAATGTTTTTACTACTTCTAGACAGGTGTTTAGAAAAATGACAATAGCCAGTGTTGGCAATGGTGTGGCGAAACAGGCAGCTTTCTGGGTTCCTGGTGGAAATGTCATTTATACAACCTTCCTGTTGAGCATTTAGTTAACAGACATCAAAATGTGCACAATCTTTGACCTGTTAATTCCATTTCTAGGCATTGACCCTAGGGAAATAATTGTGGACCTATGAGGATTTCCCTAGAAGGATGCTATTCTTGGTGTTATTTTCAGAAGTAAAAATTATCAACCACCCATACTCTCAACAATGGGGGATAAATTAAATAAACTGCAGTATGGCCATTCAGTGGAATAACAATCAGATATTACAAATAATATGGAAAATCCTGAAGCATTTTCAACAGTAAGTTTGAAAAGCAGGTTATATGAGAGTAcgtaaagtaatttttttttaaggtctaACACACACACTAAAGAGCctagagaaacaaacaaatgttcACAGAGGTTATTTCCGGGTTGTGTGACGGAAACTCTCACAGGGTAAAAACGCTTTCAAAGCATGTACAGGACAGTGTTCATATAATGCTGCCACTGACATCAGAAAGGGGTGAAACAcggaaacaagcaaacaaacagtACATGCCAATTTGCTTGTACAAGCACAAAACATCTTTGGAAGCAGACCAGAAACTAACGGTGTCAGGGCGTCCGTGTGCAAGGAATGCAGGGGGCTGGAGACGGCTAGGGGCGACTTTTCACGGCACACCCTTTTATACTTTCTGAAGTTTGAACCATGAAAACTTTCAACTGCTCcaaaaaaataaactggaaataaaaagtttttgaaCAACGGTAGCATTATTTCAATTAGTGTGTGGCCTTTCAAGGAACAATTCTGAATGAGATCTAACTGATTTAAGggaacattaatttttaaattatgcatttCAGTCATGATTAACTTTTATATATACGtataatgaatacatttttataatcagaaaaaagttaaagaatatagaggaattttaaaaatcttaatcgtatcctttgtttttttattagaaaatctttttttgtaatttattcaGTTCACATTTTCAGCCAATTTCTTATACTTTGAAAACAGAAGTTTGTTCTCAGGTATAATAAAATTTCTCAATAATATATTATCAcataatttatgaaaatgaaatttatattcaGGTGTAATAAAATTTGTCAACAATAAATTTCCATGtaaatatttctcattatttGTCATGTGAACACATCCTTTAATTGTTAACTAATAAGCAGCATTTTCAGTGTCAGGGCACACATTTGCACAAGAGGCTATGAAAGTACCGACATGTTGCTACTGAACTCAGGTGTCACACACAGTATTGTAGCGCAAGTTGTTAAGGTTCAGAATCCATGTGGATACTTAACCATTGCTCTCTTTATCTAGGTTTTTGGAGCTCAGGCTGCCCACAGGCTGGGTCCTAACAGGACTTCCGCTCCAGGAGACAGATCACAGATGGCTCAGGCCCAGCCTGGGAGCGCCCAGTGAGGCAGGGACGGGTGAAGCGGCATGACAGAGACAGATGGACACACTGCTCGCTTCAGGGGGCCCTCCTCGCCCCGGGCCCTGGACCCTGGCCTCACACTCACCACTGCACGGGCTGCCAGTTGGGGAGGAAGGGCCGGAAGCCTGTGATGCATTCGAAAGCCAAGGTGCCGAAGCTCCAGTAGTCCACGGTCACGGTGTACTTCTGCTGCTCCAGCAGCTCTGGGGCCTGCAAGGATGCACGTGGGGACACATCAGAGCCGCTCCCTCTCCTGAGAAGCCAACACGAGAGGGGGCAAGC
Protein-coding regions in this window:
- the IKBKB gene encoding inhibitor of nuclear factor kappa-B kinase subunit beta isoform X8; amino-acid sequence: MRRLNHPNVVAARDVPEGMQNLAPNDLPLLAMEYCQGGDLRKYLNQFENCCGLREGAILTLLSDIASALRYLHENRIIHRDLKPENIVLQQGEQRLIHKIIDLGYAKELDQGSLCTSFVGTLQYLAPELLEQQKYTVTVDYWSFGTLAFECITGFRPFLPNWQPVQWHSKVRQKSEVDIVVSEDLNGTVKFSSSLPYPNNLNSILAQRLERWLQLMLMWHPRRRGTDPEYGPNGCFKALDDILNLKLVHILNMVTGTIHTYPVTEDESLQSLKARIQQDTGIPEEDQELLQEAGLALIPDKPATQCISDGKLNEGRTLDMDLVFLFDNSKIAYETQISPRPQPESVSCILQEPKRSLSFFQLRKVWGQVWHSIQTLKEDCSRLQQGQRAAMMNLLRNNSCLSKMKNSMASMSQQLKAKLDFFKTSIQIDLEKYSEQTEFGITSDKLLLAWREMEQAVELCGRENEVRHLVERMMALQTDIVDLQRSPMGRKQGGTLDDLEEQARELYRRLREKPRDQRTDGDSQEMVRLLLQAIQGFEKKVRVIYTQLSKTVVCKQKALELLPKVEEVVSLMNEDEKTVVRLQEKRQKELWNLLKIACSKVRGPVSGSPDSMNASRLSHSGQLVSQPSTTPDSLPESAKKSEELVAEAHSLCTQLENAIQDTMKDQDQSLRSLDWSWLQTEDNEQHSLEQAS